A single Tenacibaculum sp. 190524A02b DNA region contains:
- a CDS encoding ABC transporter substrate-binding protein has protein sequence MKPIIRISAQKNKSLLLLVLASLCIISCSKRSKRFSDNQVFRYNEHSNITSLDPAFAKDQRNIWAINQLYNGLVQLDDSLHVQPDIAKHWSISEDGKTYRFLLRNDVFFHKHELFGSQKTRKVIASDFVYSFHRLLDKNVASPGGWVLQNVANYTAENDSTFVINLKQAFPPFLGLLSMKYCSVVPKEAVDYFKSTFRANPIGTGPFYFKLWVENTKLVLRKNIHYFEKDSSGTSLPYLEAVAVTFLPDKQSEFLQFIQGNIDFMKSLDASYKDDILNTDGTLKDKYANRIQMQTGAYLNTEYLGIYLEGETETPTLSKLIRQAINYGFDREKMITFLRNGIGTPAIHGFIPKGLPSFNYQKGYTYQPEKAKALVEAYKKTTGKTSVTIRITTNSNYLDLCEFIQRELQKIGLDTKVDVIPPSALRQGKASGKLPIFRASWIADYPDAENYLSLFYSKNFTPNGPNYTHFKNSLFDSLYEQSIKEVDLVKRQLLYQQMDRIIIDEAPVVPLYYDEVIRFSQKNVHGLGINPIDLLHLKRVKKVAVGN, from the coding sequence ATAAAACCTATTATAAGAATAAGCGCGCAAAAAAATAAATCGTTATTACTTCTTGTTCTCGCTAGTTTATGTATTATTTCTTGCTCAAAAAGAAGCAAACGCTTTTCTGACAATCAAGTTTTTAGATATAACGAGCATTCTAATATTACTTCTTTAGATCCGGCTTTTGCGAAAGATCAACGTAATATCTGGGCAATTAATCAGTTGTATAATGGTTTGGTTCAGTTGGATGATAGTTTACACGTTCAACCTGATATTGCTAAGCATTGGTCTATTTCTGAAGATGGTAAAACCTATCGTTTTTTACTTAGAAATGATGTGTTTTTTCATAAACATGAATTATTTGGTTCTCAAAAAACTAGAAAGGTTATTGCCAGTGATTTTGTGTATTCTTTTCATCGTTTATTAGACAAAAATGTGGCTTCTCCAGGTGGATGGGTTTTACAAAATGTGGCTAATTATACTGCTGAAAATGATTCTACTTTTGTGATTAATTTAAAGCAAGCCTTCCCTCCTTTTTTAGGTTTGCTCTCTATGAAATATTGTTCTGTTGTGCCTAAGGAAGCTGTTGATTATTTTAAATCTACTTTTAGAGCTAATCCTATTGGTACGGGGCCTTTTTATTTTAAGTTATGGGTTGAAAATACCAAATTGGTTTTACGTAAAAACATTCATTATTTTGAAAAAGATAGTAGTGGAACTTCTTTACCTTACTTAGAGGCTGTAGCAGTTACTTTTTTACCCGATAAACAGAGTGAGTTTTTACAGTTTATTCAAGGGAATATTGATTTTATGAAAAGTTTGGATGCTTCTTACAAGGATGATATTTTAAATACTGATGGAACGTTAAAGGATAAGTATGCGAATAGAATTCAAATGCAAACTGGTGCGTATTTAAATACTGAATATTTGGGTATTTATTTAGAAGGTGAAACTGAAACTCCTACCCTATCAAAATTAATTAGACAGGCTATTAATTACGGTTTTGATAGAGAGAAAATGATTACTTTTTTACGTAATGGTATTGGTACGCCTGCTATTCATGGTTTTATTCCTAAAGGGCTTCCTTCTTTTAATTATCAGAAAGGATATACGTATCAACCTGAAAAAGCGAAGGCTTTGGTTGAAGCATATAAAAAAACAACGGGTAAAACTTCCGTTACTATTCGTATTACCACCAATAGTAATTATTTGGATTTATGTGAGTTTATTCAGCGTGAACTTCAAAAGATTGGTTTAGATACTAAAGTAGATGTTATTCCGCCTTCTGCTCTTAGACAAGGTAAAGCTAGCGGTAAACTTCCTATTTTTAGAGCTAGTTGGATTGCGGATTATCCGGATGCTGAAAATTATCTGTCGTTATTTTATAGTAAAAATTTTACGCCTAATGGCCCTAACTACACACATTTTAAAAATAGTTTGTTTGATAGTTTGTATGAACAGTCTATTAAAGAGGTGGATTTGGTTAAAAGGCAACTACTGTATCAACAAATGGATCGTATTATTATTGATGAAGCACCTGTTGTTCCTTTGTATTATGATGAAGTAATTCGTTTTTCTCAAAAAAATGTTCATGGTTTGGGTATTAATCCTATTGATTTATTGCATTTAAAGCGTGTTAAAAAAGTGGCAGTTGGCAATTAG
- a CDS encoding DUF4442 domain-containing protein, which translates to MYAAISTILKKFLKPATIFRYGFNISPMYRRSTGRLTYVSEDLYHVKVKIPISFKNKNYVGSIFGGSLFSATDPVFMIQLMQILGNDYVVWDKDASIKFKRPAKASGYVDFIFTHEEIEDIKNKVASEKEYDLVKHIQITNQDASITFAEVSKTIYIADKTYYKNKRAKK; encoded by the coding sequence ATGTACGCTGCTATTAGTACTATTTTAAAAAAGTTTTTAAAACCTGCTACTATTTTTAGATATGGTTTTAATATTTCTCCTATGTATAGAAGGTCTACTGGACGTTTAACCTATGTTTCAGAAGATTTATATCATGTGAAGGTAAAAATTCCTATTAGTTTTAAAAATAAAAACTATGTGGGGTCTATTTTTGGGGGAAGTTTGTTTTCTGCTACTGATCCCGTGTTTATGATTCAGTTGATGCAAATTTTAGGAAATGATTATGTAGTATGGGATAAAGATGCTTCTATTAAATTTAAGCGCCCCGCGAAAGCTAGTGGTTATGTAGATTTTATTTTTACCCATGAGGAGATTGAAGACATTAAAAATAAAGTGGCCTCCGAAAAAGAGTATGATTTAGTTAAGCATATACAAATTACGAATCAAGATGCTTCAATTACCTTTGCTGAAGTATCAAAAACTATTTACATTGCAGATAAAACCTATTATAAGAATAAGCGCGCAAAAAAATAA
- a CDS encoding Fur family transcriptional regulator, with product MSVIRKTKSVNTIVNYFDKSKQAISVVDLVDMLKKEMNKSTVYRILDRLEHDGIIHSFLGKSGIKWYAKCTGCSSEKHIDVHPHFQCQECGAVECISIDVTIPTIANYQINSAQLLLLGSCRNCI from the coding sequence ATGAGTGTTATTAGAAAAACCAAATCAGTAAATACAATAGTAAACTACTTTGATAAAAGTAAACAAGCAATTTCTGTAGTTGATTTAGTAGATATGCTAAAAAAAGAAATGAACAAATCAACAGTATATAGAATTTTAGATAGATTAGAGCATGATGGAATCATCCATAGTTTTTTAGGAAAATCAGGAATCAAGTGGTATGCAAAATGTACAGGCTGTTCCTCAGAAAAACATATAGATGTACATCCACATTTTCAATGTCAAGAGTGTGGAGCTGTAGAATGTATTTCTATTGATGTAACAATACCAACCATAGCCAATTATCAAATAAACTCAGCGCAGTTGTTATTGTTAGGGAGCTGTAGAAATTGTATTTAG
- the mtaB gene encoding tRNA (N(6)-L-threonylcarbamoyladenosine(37)-C(2))-methylthiotransferase MtaB yields MIADKKVAFYTLGCKLNFSETSTIARNFVNEGFERVEFEEKADVYVINTCSVTENADKRFKTIVKSALKQNEEAFVIGVGCYAQLKPEELANVDGVDLVLGATEKFNVTSYINDLTKNEIGEVHSCEIEEADFYVGSYSIGDRTRAFLKVQDGCDYKCTYCTIPLARGISRSDTLENVLKNAKEIAEKGIKEIVLTGVNIGDYGKGEFGNKKHEHTFLELVQALDKVEGIHRLRISSIEPNLLKDETIDFVSKSNTFVPHFHIPLQSGSDTLLKRMKRRYLRRVYTDRVTKIKQVMPNACIGVDVIVGFPGETDELFLETYNYLSELNISYLHVFTYSERANTEAVEMDGVVPKNVRAKRSKMLRGLSVKKRRAFYESQLGNTLTVLFEGENKEGYIHGFTENYLKVKTPWNPELVNTLHQVTLTTIDEDGLVRFDFC; encoded by the coding sequence ATGATTGCAGATAAAAAAGTAGCTTTTTACACCTTAGGATGTAAATTAAATTTCTCAGAAACATCAACCATTGCCAGAAACTTTGTAAATGAAGGTTTTGAACGTGTTGAATTTGAAGAAAAAGCAGATGTGTATGTAATAAACACGTGTTCCGTAACAGAAAATGCAGATAAACGTTTTAAAACCATTGTAAAATCGGCTTTAAAACAAAATGAAGAAGCATTTGTGATTGGAGTGGGTTGTTATGCACAGTTAAAACCTGAAGAATTAGCGAATGTTGATGGGGTAGATTTAGTATTAGGAGCTACAGAAAAGTTCAATGTTACCAGTTATATTAACGATTTAACAAAAAATGAAATAGGAGAAGTACACTCTTGTGAAATTGAAGAAGCTGATTTTTATGTAGGTTCCTATTCAATAGGAGACAGAACAAGAGCTTTTTTAAAAGTACAAGATGGTTGCGATTATAAATGTACCTACTGTACCATTCCTTTAGCTAGAGGAATTTCTAGAAGTGATACTTTAGAAAATGTTTTAAAAAATGCGAAAGAAATTGCAGAAAAAGGAATTAAAGAAATTGTATTAACAGGCGTTAATATTGGAGACTATGGAAAAGGAGAGTTTGGAAATAAAAAACATGAGCATACATTCTTAGAGTTAGTTCAGGCTTTAGATAAAGTTGAAGGAATTCACCGATTACGAATTTCATCTATAGAGCCTAATTTATTAAAGGACGAAACCATTGACTTTGTATCAAAATCTAACACCTTTGTTCCGCATTTTCATATCCCATTACAATCTGGAAGTGATACCTTATTAAAAAGAATGAAAAGACGTTACTTGCGTAGAGTTTATACAGATCGAGTAACAAAAATTAAGCAGGTAATGCCTAATGCCTGTATTGGAGTAGATGTAATCGTAGGGTTTCCAGGTGAAACAGATGAGTTGTTTTTAGAAACTTATAACTACTTAAGTGAATTAAATATTTCTTACCTACATGTATTTACCTATTCAGAAAGAGCAAATACTGAAGCGGTAGAGATGGATGGAGTAGTTCCTAAAAACGTACGAGCAAAACGAAGCAAAATGCTAAGAGGCTTATCAGTTAAGAAAAGAAGAGCTTTTTATGAAAGTCAATTAGGAAATACTTTAACAGTATTATTTGAAGGAGAGAATAAAGAAGGTTACATTCACGGATTTACAGAAAACTATCTAAAAGTAAAAACACCTTGGAATCCTGAGTTAGTAAACACATTACACCAAGTAACTTTAACTACTATTGATGAAGACGGTTTGGTAAGGTTTGATTTTTGTTAA
- the folE gene encoding GTP cyclohydrolase I FolE, whose protein sequence is MPNDTKDFIGDNHISTNTDTPLRTDAFAKSEDEKIASIQGYFSKIMEELGLDLSDDSLSGTPYRVAKMYVKELFYGLNPKYKPKLTTFENKYGYQKILIEQNITIDSSCEHHFLPIIGQAHIGYIPSKRVVGLSKINRLVDYYAHRPQVQERLCQQIHKDLKEALATEDIIIMIQAKHLCVSSRGIKDKSSYTTTLEYGGVFNNEVYRNEFFRLIQPNNNPSV, encoded by the coding sequence ATGCCTAACGATACTAAAGATTTTATTGGTGACAACCATATTTCAACAAATACTGATACGCCTCTTAGAACGGATGCTTTTGCTAAAAGTGAGGATGAGAAAATAGCTTCTATACAAGGTTATTTTTCGAAAATAATGGAAGAATTAGGTTTGGATTTATCCGACGATAGTTTGTCTGGAACTCCTTATAGAGTAGCTAAAATGTATGTAAAAGAGTTGTTTTATGGTTTAAATCCTAAATATAAACCTAAGCTTACCACTTTTGAAAATAAATATGGGTATCAAAAAATACTTATAGAGCAGAATATTACTATTGATTCTTCTTGTGAGCATCATTTTTTACCTATTATAGGACAAGCTCATATTGGGTATATTCCTAGCAAAAGAGTTGTAGGGCTTTCTAAAATTAATAGACTTGTTGATTATTATGCGCATAGGCCTCAAGTGCAGGAACGATTATGTCAACAAATTCATAAAGACCTTAAAGAGGCGCTGGCTACTGAGGATATTATTATTATGATACAAGCAAAACATCTTTGTGTTTCTTCTAGAGGGATTAAAGATAAAAGTAGTTACACTACTACTTTAGAATATGGTGGCGTGTTTAATAATGAAGTTTACCGAAATGAGTTTTTTAGACTTATTCAACCCAATAACAATCCATCAGTATAA
- a CDS encoding GNAT family N-acetyltransferase has protein sequence MVIFETERLIVRKLILEDLDGFHEMQSNPKVMQYADGEVKSYLEHKSELISLIDKYTIPDNDFWIYAIVRKSDVTFVGTVALVKDGTDDEIGYRFLETYWGNGYATEICKGLISYCKSIGMKKLIGYVVDKNIASAKILERYNFTLVKRFVSEDIGLPESKYELIL, from the coding sequence ATGGTGATTTTTGAAACGGAAAGATTAATAGTTAGAAAACTCATTTTAGAGGATTTAGATGGTTTTCATGAAATGCAAAGCAATCCTAAAGTTATGCAATATGCAGATGGTGAGGTTAAGAGTTATTTAGAACACAAATCTGAGCTAATTTCACTTATAGATAAATACACAATTCCTGATAATGATTTTTGGATTTATGCTATTGTTAGAAAAAGTGATGTTACCTTTGTGGGTACAGTAGCTTTGGTTAAAGATGGTACGGATGATGAAATTGGTTATCGTTTTTTAGAAACGTATTGGGGTAATGGTTATGCTACTGAGATTTGTAAAGGATTGATTTCTTATTGTAAATCTATAGGTATGAAAAAATTAATTGGTTATGTGGTAGATAAAAATATAGCTTCTGCTAAAATATTAGAGCGTTATAACTTTACCCTTGTTAAAAGGTTTGTTAGCGAAGATATTGGTTTACCTGAATCTAAGTACGAGCTTATATTATGA
- a CDS encoding DUF6438 domain-containing protein, with protein MKYLLSSMLILALNCSSPKKTTEATPEAASKATTEKVAEPKDPKDELIVVLKNAKSSNDVKALIKNSGLTWSKTAYDTKATQIGVVKVPEDKRDFWEKRLQETGEFRLVSKNSKKQLNEIIEKEKNRLISIRKTNCFGECPVYEITIDKNGNVAYNGEQFVMEKGKRAFKLSKEELEKLNKKLSSKDFESFNDVYDNPRVMDLPSTYITYKEKQIQIRLWNNIPAELVDVHEYVEGLLLERKYIE; from the coding sequence ATGAAATACCTTCTATCCTCTATGTTAATTTTAGCATTAAATTGTAGTTCTCCTAAAAAAACTACAGAAGCAACTCCTGAAGCAGCGTCAAAAGCGACAACTGAAAAAGTAGCAGAACCTAAAGACCCAAAGGACGAATTAATAGTAGTGTTAAAAAATGCCAAGAGTAGTAATGATGTAAAGGCACTAATCAAAAATAGTGGATTAACTTGGAGTAAAACAGCTTATGATACTAAAGCAACTCAAATAGGTGTTGTAAAAGTGCCAGAAGATAAAAGAGATTTTTGGGAAAAAAGATTACAAGAAACAGGTGAATTCCGTTTAGTAAGTAAAAACAGTAAAAAACAATTAAATGAAATTATAGAAAAAGAAAAAAACAGATTGATTAGCATTCGTAAAACAAACTGTTTTGGTGAATGTCCAGTATATGAGATAACTATAGATAAAAATGGAAATGTAGCTTACAATGGAGAGCAGTTTGTTATGGAAAAAGGGAAACGTGCTTTTAAGTTGTCAAAAGAAGAACTTGAAAAATTAAATAAAAAACTATCAAGCAAAGACTTTGAAAGTTTTAATGATGTATATGATAATCCAAGAGTAATGGATTTACCAAGTACCTATATAACTTATAAAGAAAAACAAATACAAATTCGTTTATGGAATAATATTCCAGCAGAATTAGTAGACGTACATGAGTATGTTGAAGGACTGTTATTAGAAAGAAAATACATAGAATAA
- a CDS encoding RDD family protein, which yields MKRLQVNTTQNVKINFELANIGLRILAFFIDNIVKFAYLYLIISLFNFTLIKAAVDGDAWSVKAIDIMLFLPITFYSLYTEILLNGQTIGKKLLKLRVVNIEGFKPSVTDYMMRWFMRVVDFNFFILILIYVFSLGLDRYLGLIWVIFLIGKMIGFIAIIITKNNQRVGDISANTVVVNLKDDAAFSQTILEEITEKYKPKYAAVIKLSDNDARIIKDTFSGAKESRDYKTIKKLRKKIEEVTQIKSQENDMEFIETVLKDYNYYTQNM from the coding sequence ATGAAAAGACTGCAAGTAAATACCACACAAAATGTTAAAATAAATTTTGAATTAGCTAATATAGGTTTAAGAATACTAGCTTTTTTTATAGATAACATAGTAAAGTTTGCGTATTTGTACTTGATTATATCACTATTTAATTTTACGTTAATTAAAGCGGCTGTAGATGGAGATGCATGGTCTGTTAAAGCTATTGATATCATGTTGTTTTTACCTATAACTTTTTATTCTTTATACACAGAAATTCTTTTAAACGGACAAACCATAGGTAAAAAATTATTAAAGCTAAGGGTTGTTAATATTGAAGGATTTAAACCTTCTGTAACGGATTATATGATGAGATGGTTTATGAGGGTAGTTGACTTTAATTTTTTTATTTTAATACTGATTTATGTTTTTTCTTTAGGGTTAGATCGATATTTAGGACTTATTTGGGTGATATTTTTAATAGGTAAAATGATAGGTTTTATAGCTATCATAATCACAAAAAACAATCAAAGAGTAGGAGATATCTCGGCCAATACAGTAGTTGTAAATTTAAAAGATGACGCAGCTTTTTCGCAAACTATTCTTGAAGAGATTACAGAAAAGTACAAGCCAAAGTATGCAGCAGTAATAAAGTTGTCAGATAATGATGCACGTATTATAAAAGACACTTTTTCTGGGGCAAAAGAATCAAGAGATTATAAAACAATTAAAAAATTAAGAAAAAAAATAGAAGAGGTTACTCAAATAAAATCACAAGAAAATGATATGGAGTTTATAGAAACTGTTTTAAAGGATTATAATTACTACACACAAAATATGTAG
- a CDS encoding antibiotic biosynthesis monooxygenase: MIESTLTPPYYAVIFSSLLSDNTEGYSEMADRMELLAKKQPGYLGIEYARSEIGITVSYWESLEAITAWKNNIEHTEARQMGREKWYQQYQLRICKVEREYGFKK; the protein is encoded by the coding sequence ATGATTGAAAGTACGTTAACTCCGCCTTATTATGCGGTAATATTTTCTTCCTTATTATCTGACAATACAGAAGGCTACAGTGAAATGGCTGACAGAATGGAACTATTAGCTAAAAAACAACCAGGCTACTTAGGAATTGAGTATGCTAGAAGCGAAATAGGTATTACAGTATCTTACTGGGAAAGCTTGGAAGCTATCACTGCTTGGAAAAACAATATAGAACATACAGAGGCTAGACAAATGGGAAGAGAAAAGTGGTACCAACAATACCAATTACGCATTTGTAAAGTGGAACGTGAATACGGATTTAAAAAATAA
- a CDS encoding MerC domain-containing protein: MILTRQSDALGAVASSLCAFHCFVTPILFAVQTCSAACSHGSSTPSWWGFIDYIFIGVSLLAVYASSKSTSSNWIKYLLWVSWILCATVIFMEKTQLLSLPEITIYFPSLLLAFLHLYNRKHFSCKESEC, encoded by the coding sequence ATGATACTTACACGACAATCGGATGCCTTAGGTGCTGTTGCTAGTAGCTTGTGTGCTTTTCACTGTTTTGTTACTCCTATACTTTTTGCTGTACAAACTTGCTCTGCAGCATGTAGTCATGGTTCTTCTACTCCTAGTTGGTGGGGTTTTATTGATTATATTTTTATAGGTGTTTCCTTATTGGCTGTATATGCTTCTTCTAAGTCTACTTCTTCAAATTGGATTAAATATTTGCTATGGGTTAGCTGGATACTTTGTGCTACGGTTATTTTCATGGAGAAAACACAGCTGCTTTCATTACCTGAAATTACTATTTATTTTCCTTCTTTACTTTTAGCTTTCTTGCATTTATATAATAGAAAGCATTTTAGTTGTAAAGAAAGTGAATGTTAA